One genomic segment of Misgurnus anguillicaudatus chromosome 23, ASM2758022v2, whole genome shotgun sequence includes these proteins:
- the LOC141359643 gene encoding uncharacterized protein — translation MTVRCSYTNINITTVFWFSQKQRTNWRNKDEPEDLTLDSDYSGRVKQEIIKNNSELMIKDLLERDSGEYQLMIIMKDGVQHLSSVTVSLTVTVLQVKMNPKSTGQRVKLNCDSSCPLTSEYKYYWFRNGNLIIHEKSIFVSSSVDTDSYFCSKDSARSSSVCISNSGCIRVSYTSTEVCALVGSTVDIHSSYSHPTGYTVEKTYWHYINSWKMFIRRTPGGGIRLSNILFPNLRDLREEHQFAGRVEFVGKTLRIKNVSTNDSREYLFRIITNTSDEVSGVPGVTLIVTDTQVISSPDPVIDGEKVILSCSTECTLDNKHTYICFGRGNWFKTASVEQNNNDYSLPSHFLPSGSQKSLLEEMQSKLESTTSENYRLNLSFLLKHYAPSPLARILVEAVDSMDKTTETTDRNNEEMESSVFVRLLVFLPQFLIIGAVWIWVVWGSVTMQVHLFPTRTE, via the exons ATGACAGTGAGGTGCTCTtacacaaacatcaacatcacaactgtgttctggttcagtcagaaacagagaacaaactggagaaacaaagatgaacctgaagatttgactttagattcagattactcaggacgaGTGAAACAAGAGATCATTAAAAACAACTCAGAGCTCATGATAAAAGATCTGTtagagagagacagtggagaatatcagctcatgatcattatgaaggatggagttcaacatctcagctcagtcacagtcaGTCTAACAGTcacag ttttacaggtgAAGATGAATCCTAAATCTACAGGACAACGAGTAAAACTGAACTGTGATTCCTCCtgccctttaacatctgaatatAAGTACTACTGGTTCAGGAATGGAAACTTAATAATACATGAAAAAAGCATATTTGTGTCATCCAGTGTAGACACTGACAGTTATTTCTGCTCTAAGGATTCAGCGCGctcttcatctgtgt GTATTTCTAACAGTGGCTGTATACGTGTGTCTTACACCTCTACAGAagtttgtgctttagtgggatcaacagtagatattcactcttcatactcacatcccactggatATACAGTAGAGAAAACGTACTGGCATTACATTAATTCTTGGAAAATGTTTATTAGGAGAACTCCAGGTGGAGGAATTAGATTATCGAATATTCTATTTCCGAATTTACGAGATCTGCGTGAGGAGCATCAGTTTGCTGGTCGTGTGGAGTTTGTGGGAAAAACACTGAGAATCAAAAATGTCAGCACGAATGACTCTAGAGAATATCTATTCAGGATCATCACTAACACATCAGATGAAGTTTCTGGTGTACCCGGGGTCACTCTTATTGTTACAG ATACACAGGTGATAAGCAGTCCAGACCctgtgatagatggagaaaaagtgatTTTAAGCTGTTCAACTGAATGCACTCTGGATAAcaaacatacttacatctg CTTCGGCCGTGGAAACTGGTTTAAAACAGCATCTGTGGAACAAAACAACAACGATTACTCTCTCCCTTCTCACTTCCTTCCCTCTGGTTCACAAAAATCTCTCCTGGAAGAGATGCAATCAAAACTGGAAAGCACCACATCTGAAAACTAT CGCCTGAATCTCAGCTTCCTACTCAAGCATTATGCTCCATCGCCTTTGGCACGCATTCTGGTTGAAGCAGTCG attcaatggacaaAACCACCGAAACAACTGACAGAAACAATGAAGAAATGGAGAGTTCAGTGTTTGTCCGTCTGTTGGTGtttctgcctcagtttctcaTTATAGGAGCTGTATGGATCTg GGTGGTTTGGGGTTCAGTGACGATGCAGGTGCATCTGTTTCCCACTCGCACAGAGTGA